In Acropora muricata isolate sample 2 chromosome 11, ASM3666990v1, whole genome shotgun sequence, one DNA window encodes the following:
- the LOC136889042 gene encoding neurogenic differentiation factor 1-like, translated as MFNPNTHQFNFAPRADCSMPHSLQVNAKNPSYLSDNRTAITSANGPACFTDGPCLFSNPHRTCGADFAKAGLYNLRPRGSACSSISDLPSVPAKFKKSKDAATPPPVKGKRQRNSLKKRLLVNARERDRMRVLNNGFQALRDALPCYIADGHMAKITTLRLAINYIKALNEVLNEDAPSIPPKQHCQTTPLQHPPSNLSSNSCSMIQQIPNQSSHFKQVLPPINVISSARISN; from the exons ATGTTTAATCCAAATACACACCAGTTCAACTTTGCCCCACGAGCCGACTGCAGCATGCCCCACAGCTTACAGGTCAACGCCAAGAATCCGTCGTACCTAAGCGATAACAGAACGGCGATAACTTCCGCAAACGGACCTGCTTGCTTCACAGATGGTCCCTGCTTATTTTCCAATCCGCATAGGACTTGTGGCGCAGATTTCGCCAAAGCGGGTCTCTACAATCTGCGTCCAAGAGGCTCTGCTTGTTCCAGCATCTCCGATCTCCCTTCAGTACCTGCAAAATTCAAGAAGTCTAAAGACGCTGCCACGCCACCGCCCGTCAAAGGCAAACGCCAGCGTAACTCCTTGAAGAAACGACTCCTCGTGAACGCGCGTGAACGTGACCGAATGCGCGTTCTAAACAACGGTTTCCAAGCTCTCCGTGATGCTCTACCCTGTTATATCGCTGATGGCCATATGGCGAAAATAACCACACTGCGACTGGCTATAAACTATATCAAGGCCTTGAACGAGGTCCTCAACGAAGATGCTCCATCAATTCCGCCCAAGCAACATTGCCAAACTACGCCTTTGCAACATCCTCCGTCGAACTTGTCTTCTAATTCCTGCTCCATGATACAACAGATTCCAAACCAGTCGAGTCACTTCAAACAAGTACTACCACCAATCAAT GTCATATCTTCAGCAAGAATATCAAACTGA